In one window of Zingiber officinale cultivar Zhangliang chromosome 11A, Zo_v1.1, whole genome shotgun sequence DNA:
- the LOC122031427 gene encoding polyol transporter 5-like encodes MTSIILGYDIGVMSGAAIFIKEDLKITDTQIEILLGILNLYSLVGSYAAGFTSDWIGRRYTIVLAAAFFFAGALLMGFATGYVFLMVGRFVAGIGVGYALMIAPVYTAEVAPASSRGFLTSFPEVFINIGILLGYVSNFAFSHLRTSIGWRFMLGVGAIPSVFLTVGVLAMPESPRWLVLRGRLREASRVLKMISDTPDEARLRLEEIKAAAGIPAECDDDCTVPKGSADLEKAVWKELLLRPTPAVRRMLLTAVGIHFFQQASGIDSVVLYSPRVFEKAGIREKNKLLETTVAVGFTKTLFILVATFLLDRVGRRPLLLGGTGGMLFSLLGLGIGLTLVDHGREAAVGLCVASILTYVAFFSIGMGPITWVYGSEILPLRVRAQGASIAVAVNRVTSGIITMTFISLYKAITIGGSFFLYAGVAAVAWVFFFTCLPETRGRTLEDIENLFAMGKDNEKAPADGDEMPAANSTSANATAQR; translated from the exons ATGACGTCGATAATCTTGGGTTatg ATATTGGAGTGATGAGTGGCGCGGCGATATTCATAAAGGAGGATCTCAAGATAACTGACACGCAGATTGAGATTCTGCTGGGTATCCTGAATCTCTATTCGCTGGTGGGTTCTTATGCCGCCGGATTCACCTCCGATTGGATTGGACGGCGGTACACTATCGTGCTAGCCGCTGCCTTTTTCTTCGCCGGCGCCCTCCTCATGGGTTTCGCCACGGGCTACGTATTCCTTATGGTAGGGCGGTTCGTGGCTGGCATCGGCGTCGGATACGCTCTTATGATCGCCCCTGTTTACACCGCCGAGGTGGCGCCTGCCTCCTCCCGCGGCTTCCTCACCTCCTTCCCGGAAGTCTTCATCAACATCGGCATCCTCCTCGGCTACGTCTCCAACTTCGCCTTCTCTCATCTTCGGACCTCCATCGGGTGGCGATTCATGCTCGGCGTTGGCGCCATCCCCTCTGTTTTCCTCACCGTCGGGGTGCTCGCGATGCCCGAGTCCCCCCGCTGGCTCGTCTTGCGCGGCCGCCTCCGCGAGGCCAGCCGCGTCCTCAAGATGATCTCCGATACCCCCGACGAGGCGAGGCTCCGCCTCGAGGAGATCAAGGCCGCCGCTGGCATTCCCGCCGAGTGCGACGACGATTGCACCGTCCCCAAGGGCAGCGCCGACCTGGAGAAGGCGGTGTGGAAAGAGTTGCTGCTGCGGCCGACGCCAGCGGTGAGAAGGATGCTTCTGACGGCGGTAGGGATCCACTTCTTTCAGCAGGCATCAGGGATCGACTCGGTGGTGCTCTACAGCCCGCGGGTGTTCGAGAAGGCGGGAATCCGCGAGAAAAACAAGCTGCTGGAGACGACGGTGGCAGTGGGGTTCACCAAGACGCTCTTCATCTTGGTGGCGACCTTCCTGCTGGACCGGGTGGGGCGGAGGCCACTATTGCTGGGGGGCACCGGCGGGATGTTGTTCTCCCTGCTGGGGCTCGGCATCGGGCTGACGTTGGTGGATCACGGCCGGGAGGCCGCGGTGGGGCTGTGCGTTGCGTCGATCCTCACCTACGTGGCGTTCTTCTCCATCGGGATGGGGCCCATCACTTGGGTGTACGGGTCGGAGATCTTGCCGCTGCGAGTGCGGGCGCAGGGCGCCAGCATCGCGGTGGCGGTCAACCGGGTGACCAGCGGCATCATCACCATGACCTTCATCTCGCTGTACAAGGCCATCACCATCGGAGGAAGTTTCTTCCTGTACGCCGGCGTCGCGGCGGTCGCGTGGGTTTTCTTCTTCACCTGCTTGCCGGAAACGAGAGGGAGAACGCTGGAGGACATTGAGAACTTGTTCGCGATGGGGAAAGACAACGAGAAGGCGCCGGCAGATGGGGATGAGATGCCGGCGGCGAACTCTACTAGTGCAAATGCAACAGCCCAACGCTAG